A stretch of Bacillus pseudomycoides DNA encodes these proteins:
- a CDS encoding NUDIX hydrolase produces MKRWIGTAAICVNEKNEILMVLQGKKEEPKRWSVPSGGQEEGETLEECCIREVWEETGYEVKIINKIYEKKGVTYGVPVHVHYYLVKQIGGFMNIQDPDGLIHEIDWKNVNELRDLSLAFPEDYELLVRYINGTEKSGEIASEKMKER; encoded by the coding sequence ATGAAAAGATGGATTGGAACAGCAGCTATATGTGTGAATGAAAAAAATGAAATTCTGATGGTACTACAGGGGAAGAAAGAGGAACCGAAAAGGTGGTCAGTACCAAGTGGTGGACAAGAAGAAGGAGAAACATTAGAAGAGTGTTGTATCCGAGAAGTGTGGGAGGAAACTGGGTATGAGGTGAAAATTATAAATAAAATATATGAAAAAAAGGGTGTAACATACGGTGTACCTGTTCATGTGCATTATTATCTTGTGAAACAAATAGGAGGGTTTATGAATATACAGGATCCAGATGGATTAATTCACGAGATTGATTGGAAAAATGTTAATGAATTAAGAGATCTTTCTTTAGCTTTCCCAGAAGACTATGAGTTGTTAGTAAGATATATAAATGGTACTGAGAAAAGTGGGGAAATTGCATCTGAAAAAATGAAAGAAAGATAA
- a CDS encoding IclR family transcriptional regulator, with amino-acid sequence MVQSIDRAISIIKLLNSINDKECWAISDIADRTHLPVSTVHRLLNSLMEHGLVTQVSETKQYTTGPMWMEIGLRQLEKVDYRSVAREVMKRLAAEVEESVYLNIPNRTHSIIIERIDSPLKIRVIDNLGEQIPLSIGAANKTMLANMKTNEMEYIVEHLLSSLPEQKQVLFDQLKQIRNEGYAVSYGEKTEGTASVAAPIIGFNHKVVGALSIGLISHRINNDRLSFLINKVKQAASEISIKIGRISE; translated from the coding sequence ATGGTACAATCCATTGATCGAGCAATAAGTATTATTAAATTATTGAATTCTATAAATGACAAAGAGTGTTGGGCTATTTCTGATATAGCTGATAGAACACATCTCCCGGTTAGTACAGTACATAGGTTACTTAACTCTCTAATGGAGCATGGATTAGTTACGCAAGTTTCAGAAACAAAACAGTACACAACTGGACCAATGTGGATGGAAATAGGATTACGTCAATTAGAAAAGGTAGACTACAGATCTGTTGCAAGAGAAGTGATGAAGCGTTTGGCCGCTGAAGTTGAAGAAAGTGTTTACTTGAATATTCCAAATAGAACACATTCTATTATTATTGAAAGAATTGATAGCCCTTTAAAAATTCGAGTTATCGATAACTTAGGGGAACAGATTCCGCTTTCGATTGGCGCTGCAAATAAAACGATGCTTGCCAATATGAAAACGAATGAAATGGAATACATTGTAGAACATTTACTTTCTTCTTTACCAGAACAAAAGCAAGTTCTTTTTGATCAACTAAAGCAGATAAGAAATGAAGGATATGCTGTGAGTTATGGTGAAAAAACAGAAGGGACAGCTTCAGTAGCTGCACCAATTATAGGATTTAATCATAAAGTAGTAGGAGCATTAAGTATTGGGTTAATTAGTCATCGCATTAATAATGATCGACTATCATTTCTTATTAATAAGGTAAAACAAGCGGCTAGTGAAATATCAATAAAAATCGGCAGAATATCAGAATAA
- a CDS encoding DUF3903 domain-containing protein produces MISKYVVECVFCEENRKSRRATVTVSATSHALAVQKVTDECKRRFGKTLLLQTEITEELVGNKKES; encoded by the coding sequence ATGATTTCTAAATATGTTGTAGAATGTGTCTTTTGTGAAGAAAATCGAAAATCTAGGCGAGCAACTGTCACCGTATCTGCTACCTCCCATGCGCTTGCCGTTCAAAAAGTGACAGATGAATGTAAACGCCGCTTTGGAAAAACACTTCTATTACAAACAGAAATTACAGAGGAATTAGTTGGAAACAAAAAAGAAAGCTGA